The nucleotide sequence ACACACCGTGTGAGTGACCAAACATAATCGCATCAATACCTTTAACTTCACTCAAGTAATAAACCGAGTTCTCAGCCATTGCCTTATAAGGCTCCTTGGAAAAACCGGAATGAGGAATAGCAATAATCAAATCTGCCCCCGCTTTTTTCATTTGAGGAACAAATTTTTTCGCGGTTTCAGTGATATCGTTAACGACAACTTTCCCATCCAGATTGACCTTATCCCAGATAACAATCTGTGGCGGTACAAAACCGATATAGCCAATCTTGATGGTATGATTTTTACCCTCCCGGTCTTTTACTGGCGTATCAACAATAATATAGGGGGTGAAATAGTTCTTACCGGTTTTCGCATCCATGATGTTGGCATTGATATAAGGGAACTTCGCACCGGCAATGGCTTTTTTCAGATAATCCAAACCAAAGTTAAACTCGTGGTTACCAAAGTTACCCACGGTATAACCCATTGTATTCATTAACTGATGTGCTGGATGAGATTCCCCTTTTTTAAGACCTTTTGCGGCCACGTAATCAGCCAGTGGGCTACCTTGAATCAAATCACCGTTATCGACCAGAATGGTGTTAGAGGCTTCTGCTTTGGCAGCTTTAACTAAACTCGCTGTGCGTACCAAACCAAATTGTTCTGTAGGTTTATCTTTAAAGTAATCAAAATCAATCAGATTACTGTGAACATCAGATGTTTCCATTACCCGCAAATCAACTGTTGCAGCATGGACATTACATGCGACCAATAAGGTTAATGTGGAGACTTTCAACACATTGTTAACCATTTCACACCTCTTTTTTAGGTAGTTTTGGAGGATTCAAAATTAGCTCTCCTACTATCACTGTCAACTTACAAATACAGATGAGCGTCACCTATCTTTTATTTTCATAAGCTGGATTGTCGCTGTACACATCATCATATGCCGTTTCAACGAACAAACGCAGGCTATTGTACTGAGAAACTGCAAAACGTTTATCTCAATCCACAAGATAAATCTGTTTTTTTATAGTTAGGGTCTTTTCATTTCTATCACGCCAAAAGTTACCCGCAAGCGTACCACTTTGCCAAGATCTCACTCCTCCCATAACATTAACACGGTTTAAGTTAAGTAAGATGACGGGTATAGTAATAGTTAATTAGCTAGAACTAGCCTTAACTATTCATTAATTTTAAAGCGATTTTCAGGTTAATCGCTGACGTCAAAACAAAAAACATAAAATAATATAACATCTTAAAGTTAAAGCATTTTTTCTCATCAGGATTACTGAGGATTTCCTGACAAGTTAATAACACCTCTACTGTCTTTATTCATCACCATTAATCCTAAAATAATCAAAACATTATGATGGAGGTAACTGCAAATGAAATGGTATGTCAAGGAAGCCCTCGCAATTAATCAGGCTATACCCTACGAGGAATCAATCAATATCGAAGCGGGTTTCGGACCTACAGGGCTGCCACACATAGGAACCCTTTGTGAAATCCTCCGAGCCAATCTCATCAAAACCGAATTGGAGAAAGCAGGTAGAACAGTTAATTTTTATCTCATTTCAGATGATTTGGACCCTTTCAGAAAAGTGCCTTTGAATATTCCAAATGCTGAACAATTAACGCCTTATCTAGGCCAACCGATAAGCAAGGTGCCAGACCCTTTCGGAAATTTCACGTCATTCTCTGAAATGGCGGAGTATCAACTTATGAAGCTCGCCACAGAATACGAAATAGAGTGTCAGCTAGTCAGAAACTCTTTAGCCTATCAAAATGGCGATTACAATGACGAAATCAAACTATTCCTACAAAATTTTTTAGTGCTAAACCAAATATGCAAGGAATCTACCGGATCTTTAAGACAAAGAACCTACAGTATGATCATGCCCATTTCTGAAAGAACGGGTGCCGTACTTGAACATATTATCGTTACAGACGTGAACCCTGCATCAGGCGAAATAACCTATTACATACCTGGAGATGAAGTCATTAATAAACCCGGTTATGAATATGGCGTAGAAATTCGGGAATTCTATAAAAATGAAATATTGGACCAAGAGCAAACTATTTCGGTACTAAACGGTAAATCTAAACTTCAGTGGAAAGCCGACTGGGGTATGCGCCTCCTTGCCAGAAACATTCATTTTGAAATGCATGGTGAAGATTTGCTGGCTTCTGCCGATGTTGCTCGCCAGATCGCGGGAGCATTAGACCGGCCAATTCCACGTTTTTACAAATATGGGCTTTTCCTTGATGATTCAGGTAAAAAAATATCAAAATCGAAAGGAAATAGTTTCTCTTTAGATGATATTCGCCATCTGCTCACACGAGACGCAATTCGCACTTACCTCTCAAAAGAGCCACAGAGATCGTCTAAATTTTATGTCGCGCTGGCACCACATCTCAATGATCAAGTTAATATTTCGCAAAAAGATGGAAAAAGACTATCTTTTTCGAAGATAGCAAGAATATTACACGCATCAAAACCAGCAAGTAAACTCGCGGCTGAAAATTTTCTAAATCGCTATAAAAAACCGGGAGAATCCATTTCAGATCAGGAATTGGAAATAAGTTATCATTATTATATCAGGACATGTGAAAATGAAAATCAAGGGTTACAAAACATTAAAGAAGAAAAATATTTCTCAGCCATTGCCAACTCAATAAATTCAGGAGAAATATCCACTAAAGATCAACTTTTCCAACATATAATCACTACATATGAAGACCATTTTTCAGATGATAAATCATCCCAAATATGGCCTCTGCTCTACCGAGGGTTATTTGGTGATACCAAAGGCCCACGAATTAAAACATGGTTAGATTTAAATTGCATGCAGCATATTTTAACCCATTTTAGCCATCCATATAAAAACCCACATAAAACCCCATATAAAAACCCATCCCAAAAAAATGAGGAAAATATCGTTAACAACGAAATTAACAAATCTCAAAAAGAGAGATTACTAAAAAATAGCATTGAGGAGAACAAAACATATATGACTAAGTTATACAGTAAAATTAATTTCACCGAAATCAGGAAAAAATGTGATGAACTTTCTTCCGCTTTACAGAAGAATAGTGAGGCGTTAGTCGAAGCACTCTCTGGCTATCAATGTAAAAACGTCACCGAAGATGAAATTCTCCGTTCAATAGATGTCTTGAATAATATTGAGAACAACAGAGAATATTTCAAAAAGAAAATTTATGGTGTGACATCATTTCTCCCGCTTAACCAACCCATTTACGCTTCTGTATGTTTTGGTTTTATCCCTTCACTTATGGCAGAAAACGTGTGCATACGCCCGCCGACAGCAATGCATACACATTACAAAAAATTTGAGGCGGTTATTAATTTATCCGAATTTTCTCCAACATTATCTATTTCTTATGAAGATAAAGAGTTATTTTTAAGTCAACGCGTAAAAATAACTGATGCAGTAATCTTTACGGGAACGCCAGAGAATGCGCTCAAAGTACGTAAACATTTCAGAAAAAATACCTTATTTATTCTTAATGGCGCCGGTCATAATCCACTTATTATCTCAAAAGATGCAGATATTAATCTGGCTGTTGAAAGTGCAAAACGCGTTGTTCTTTACAATCAAGGGCAGGATTGTGCTGGTCCAAATGCCATATTAGTACACAATGATATATACGATTTATTCAAGCAACGATTAATCTCTGATTTGCAGAATATTGAGGATAGAGTTGGTCCTTATAGTGACTATAAAAATATAGTCGGTCCCAATAGCGATATTGATCACAGCATAAAAATTGCTTCATTATTTAAAGTCAATAGACCCTATTGCACCTATGGAGGAGAAGTTAATCCCATCAATGGCATGATAAAACCAACGGTTTTCGAGAAAGAATTATCATTAGGTGGCAATTATAAAGAATTTTTTGCCCCTGTGTTCTTCTTACAAAGATATTATCAGGATCAAGATTTAATCCATTATTTTTCCGATCCTTTGTATTCTGCTAATGCTATGTATATATCTTTGTTTGGTACCAGTGACTATATCCATCATCAACTCAGCGAACGCCTTCACTTACCCGATAGTATTCTGAGTAATACTGATTTACATCGGGAAGAACACGGTTACCTTCCCTATGGTGGTCAAGGGCCGGCGGCTTCATGCCTTTGGTACGAAGGTAATAGGATTAATGGCAGTACGTTGCCACAGCGTGATATATACCATTATTTAATTGAACCCTTTGATACCCCTCCCACGCCAAAGAGTGAAAAACGCCACTGCGTTCAAGCGGGAATTTAAACTACTCCGGTGAGTCCTCACTTCAACGGATGACCTGACCGCGCCGTACTTCCACAAATAAGCACGGCGTGTCTCAGCGTTCAATAAAAATCATCAATCAGGATAATTGACACAAGATACTAGGGCTTATCCCTGTGATTCGCTATCATGCTACCTTATGTTGGTCATGCTCCCGATTCATTGAGCAAAAATATGGGGTAATTTTATGTTGTGGTTCAAAAATTTAATGATTTACCGTTTAAACCGAGAAACTTCACTTTCTGCGGATGAACTGGAAAAACAATTGAGTCCGTTAGCATTCACCCCATGTGGTAGTCAAGATATGGCGAAAACAG is from Photorhabdus laumondii subsp. laumondii and encodes:
- a CDS encoding aldehyde dehydrogenase family protein, whose product is MKWYVKEALAINQAIPYEESINIEAGFGPTGLPHIGTLCEILRANLIKTELEKAGRTVNFYLISDDLDPFRKVPLNIPNAEQLTPYLGQPISKVPDPFGNFTSFSEMAEYQLMKLATEYEIECQLVRNSLAYQNGDYNDEIKLFLQNFLVLNQICKESTGSLRQRTYSMIMPISERTGAVLEHIIVTDVNPASGEITYYIPGDEVINKPGYEYGVEIREFYKNEILDQEQTISVLNGKSKLQWKADWGMRLLARNIHFEMHGEDLLASADVARQIAGALDRPIPRFYKYGLFLDDSGKKISKSKGNSFSLDDIRHLLTRDAIRTYLSKEPQRSSKFYVALAPHLNDQVNISQKDGKRLSFSKIARILHASKPASKLAAENFLNRYKKPGESISDQELEISYHYYIRTCENENQGLQNIKEEKYFSAIANSINSGEISTKDQLFQHIITTYEDHFSDDKSSQIWPLLYRGLFGDTKGPRIKTWLDLNCMQHILTHFSHPYKNPHKTPYKNPSQKNEENIVNNEINKSQKERLLKNSIEENKTYMTKLYSKINFTEIRKKCDELSSALQKNSEALVEALSGYQCKNVTEDEILRSIDVLNNIENNREYFKKKIYGVTSFLPLNQPIYASVCFGFIPSLMAENVCIRPPTAMHTHYKKFEAVINLSEFSPTLSISYEDKELFLSQRVKITDAVIFTGTPENALKVRKHFRKNTLFILNGAGHNPLIISKDADINLAVESAKRVVLYNQGQDCAGPNAILVHNDIYDLFKQRLISDLQNIEDRVGPYSDYKNIVGPNSDIDHSIKIASLFKVNRPYCTYGGEVNPINGMIKPTVFEKELSLGGNYKEFFAPVFFLQRYYQDQDLIHYFSDPLYSANAMYISLFGTSDYIHHQLSERLHLPDSILSNTDLHREEHGYLPYGGQGPAASCLWYEGNRINGSTLPQRDIYHYLIEPFDTPPTPKSEKRHCVQAGI